Proteins co-encoded in one Cellulosilyticum sp. I15G10I2 genomic window:
- a CDS encoding GNAT family N-acetyltransferase, with the protein MKTLETKRLIMRDWKASDIFDFYEYASIEGISEMTGWPHHENIEVTKTILKGFIDSGIEYALVLKEENKVIGSLGFHNRTADTSYRADIQREIGYVLSKVYWGRGLMTEAVREAIQYAFDEIKVDVLWCGHKSFNLQSKRVIEKSGFRYYCDDTYESFDKTYDAKKYILTKDDYHLLFQNKT; encoded by the coding sequence ATGAAAACGTTAGAAACCAAAAGACTGATAATGAGAGATTGGAAAGCATCTGATATATTTGACTTTTATGAGTATGCCAGTATTGAAGGTATTAGCGAAATGACTGGGTGGCCGCATCATGAGAATATTGAAGTTACTAAAACAATATTAAAAGGCTTTATTGATAGTGGCATAGAGTATGCTTTGGTATTAAAAGAAGAAAATAAAGTAATTGGTTCTTTAGGTTTTCATAATAGAACTGCTGACACAAGTTATAGAGCTGATATACAAAGAGAGATTGGGTACGTTTTAAGCAAAGTATACTGGGGCAGAGGTCTTATGACTGAAGCTGTGCGAGAAGCAATCCAATATGCTTTTGATGAGATTAAAGTAGATGTTTTGTGGTGTGGCCATAAATCATTTAATCTACAATCGAAAAGAGTAATCGAAAAAAGCGGGTTTAGATATTATTGCGATGATACATATGAATCCTTTGATAAAACTTATGATGCAAAAAAATATATTTTGACTAAAGATGACTATCATCTGTTGTTCCAAAATAAGACATAA
- a CDS encoding cupin domain-containing protein, with protein MLELFPEPILSLPEADINLKGIRAHLAQGLEHQIIFMSFNEDVDLPEHSHESQWGVVLEGRIDLIIDGIKSTYQKGDRYFIPKGVKHSGKIYAGYADMTFFNQKDRYQIKNKI; from the coding sequence TTGTTAGAATTATTTCCAGAACCAATACTGAGTTTACCAGAAGCAGATATAAACTTAAAAGGAATTAGAGCACATTTGGCACAAGGGCTGGAGCATCAAATTATTTTCATGAGCTTTAATGAAGATGTTGATTTGCCGGAACATTCTCATGAAAGCCAATGGGGAGTGGTGCTAGAAGGTAGAATTGATTTAATAATTGATGGTATTAAGAGTACATATCAAAAAGGTGATAGATATTTCATTCCCAAAGGTGTTAAGCATAGTGGGAAAATTTATGCTGGATATGCAGACATGACTTTCTTTAATCAAAAAGATAGATATCAAATAAAGAATAAAATTTAA
- a CDS encoding DUF5713 family protein has protein sequence MNKIDENVLLKDMYDDGYFPDFLVDKVKEQILKVVSFLEIGEKDIDKIQEKLDEMTISINELEDEFDENESEIETVARDSIGVSVEYVLQCYDINIDIEDAIREREW, from the coding sequence ATGAACAAAATTGATGAGAATGTTTTGCTGAAAGATATGTATGATGATGGATATTTCCCTGATTTTTTAGTTGACAAGGTGAAAGAACAAATATTAAAAGTTGTATCATTTCTAGAAATTGGGGAAAAAGATATTGATAAAATCCAGGAAAAACTAGATGAGATGACTATATCTATTAATGAATTGGAAGATGAATTTGATGAAAATGAGAGTGAGATAGAAACAGTAGCAAGAGATAGTATTGGTGTTTCTGTTGAATATGTTCTTCAATGTTATGATATTAATATTGACATAGAAGATGCCATAAGAGAACGAGAATGGTAA
- a CDS encoding GNAT family N-acetyltransferase, with amino-acid sequence MRGSMLEIENIVSNPIHIETVAKWVFNEFGDGKPDRTLEYVINRFKNRKLNTFPMSFIAKQDGKCVGVISIFDNDLETKPELTPWLAGLYVDETFRGAGIAEKLINKVIEVCKSMGYEKLYLRTEHTSEYYRKRGWKFIEETSDEYAQRTSVFTKEL; translated from the coding sequence ATGAGAGGGAGTATGCTTGAAATCGAAAATATAGTAAGTAACCCAATTCATATTGAGACAGTGGCAAAATGGGTTTTTAATGAATTTGGAGATGGAAAACCTGATAGGACTTTAGAATATGTAATTAATCGGTTTAAGAACCGTAAGTTAAATACGTTTCCTATGAGCTTTATTGCTAAACAGGATGGAAAGTGTGTAGGGGTAATATCAATCTTTGACAATGACTTAGAAACGAAACCTGAATTAACACCGTGGCTAGCTGGCTTATATGTGGATGAAACATTTAGAGGAGCTGGAATAGCAGAAAAGTTAATTAATAAGGTAATAGAAGTGTGCAAAAGTATGGGATATGAAAAACTATACTTAAGAACTGAACATACCTCTGAGTATTATAGAAAAAGAGGCTGGAAGTTTATTGAAGAAACAAGTGATGAGTATGCACAGAGAACCAGTGTTTTTACTAAAGAATTATAG
- a CDS encoding SLATT domain-containing protein: MEAVEKLKMIETELDNKIRNIKPKFVKTRTKARCWRIAAILIGIITTMVLGVEDISWGKTVGFILSAVLTGVYSIESLFDYASKSVQEHDYYSRLTNLKQDIAFYKEGKAFDEYSLDAIELFFMEFTKIRTKFHNGRIETVRTSYENTKVTKT, encoded by the coding sequence ATGGAAGCAGTTGAAAAACTTAAAATGATAGAAACAGAGTTAGATAACAAGATAAGAAACATTAAGCCTAAATTTGTTAAAACTCGTACAAAAGCTAGATGTTGGCGCATTGCAGCTATTCTAATTGGAATAATAACAACCATGGTATTGGGAGTCGAAGACATTTCATGGGGAAAGACTGTTGGTTTTATCTTGTCGGCTGTTTTAACTGGTGTTTATTCTATTGAGTCATTATTTGATTATGCTTCAAAATCGGTTCAGGAACATGATTATTACTCAAGATTGACGAATTTGAAACAGGATATTGCTTTTTATAAAGAAGGTAAAGCATTTGACGAGTATTCGTTAGACGCAATTGAATTGTTTTTTATGGAATTCACAAAGATTAGAACGAAATTTCATAATGGAAGAATAGAAACAGTTAGAACATCATATGAAAACACAAAGGTGACAAAGACTTAA
- a CDS encoding L-rhamnose mutarotase: MEMSNKFAWTWKIKEECLEEYVEMHLNAWPEILEAHSKAGIKNYSIFQNGNQFFYVFECDDVKAAFAYIDKSEACNRWNAITSKMVEGSFDFSEPNPIVPMREVFYLK, from the coding sequence ATGGAAATGAGTAATAAATTTGCTTGGACGTGGAAGATTAAAGAAGAGTGCTTAGAAGAGTACGTAGAGATGCATTTAAATGCATGGCCAGAAATTTTAGAGGCACATTCAAAAGCAGGGATTAAAAACTATTCTATTTTTCAAAATGGTAACCAATTTTTCTATGTATTTGAATGTGATGATGTAAAGGCTGCTTTTGCATATATTGATAAAAGTGAAGCCTGCAATAGATGGAATGCCATTACTTCTAAAATGGTAGAAGGTTCTTTTGATTTTTCTGAGCCAAATCCAATCGTTCCAATGAGAGAAGTATTTTACTTAAAGTAA
- the rhaS gene encoding rhamnose ABC transporter substrate-binding protein — MKKFKKLLALSLGTVLLASSLAGCGSKPAESKASTDTKTEAAAPKDAASGDAKKFVLIVKSTGNPYNEKQAEGFKAAIEEAGAGEVILKAPAEPTAEAQIQMIEEAIAQKVTVIALAGNDPDALQPVLKKAMNAGIKVMSLDSSVNPDSRMVHVNQADPERIGRVQVQAISEMIGGKGQIAILSATSQAANQNLWIEWMKKELEDAKYADIELVKVAYGDDLRDKSTSETEALLKAYPDLKGIISPTTVGMAAAGKVLTDKGLSGKVALTGLGLPSEMAEYITNGVCPWMYLWNPIDVGYLAGYSAMALADGAITGAQGDKFTSGRLGEKEVITAGDGTEIMLGDPFKFEPANIEEWKSVY; from the coding sequence ATGAAAAAATTTAAAAAATTATTAGCACTTAGCCTAGGTACAGTTTTATTAGCATCAAGTTTAGCTGGATGTGGCAGCAAACCAGCTGAGTCAAAAGCTTCTACAGACACAAAAACAGAAGCAGCAGCACCAAAAGATGCGGCAAGCGGTGACGCAAAGAAATTTGTACTTATAGTTAAAAGCACTGGAAATCCATACAATGAAAAACAAGCAGAAGGGTTTAAAGCTGCTATAGAAGAAGCAGGTGCAGGCGAAGTTATCTTAAAAGCACCAGCAGAGCCAACAGCAGAAGCACAAATCCAAATGATAGAAGAAGCAATAGCACAAAAAGTAACTGTTATTGCACTTGCAGGAAATGATCCAGATGCACTGCAGCCAGTACTTAAAAAAGCTATGAATGCAGGCATTAAAGTAATGTCACTTGACTCAAGTGTTAATCCAGACAGCCGTATGGTACACGTTAACCAAGCAGATCCAGAACGTATCGGACGTGTTCAAGTTCAAGCGATTTCTGAAATGATTGGCGGAAAAGGTCAAATAGCAATTCTTAGTGCAACATCACAAGCAGCAAACCAAAACTTATGGATTGAATGGATGAAAAAAGAGCTTGAAGATGCAAAATATGCAGATATTGAACTTGTAAAAGTAGCTTATGGTGATGACCTTCGTGATAAGAGTACATCAGAAACAGAAGCATTACTTAAAGCTTATCCAGATCTTAAAGGGATTATCTCACCAACAACAGTTGGTATGGCAGCAGCAGGTAAAGTTTTAACAGATAAAGGTTTATCAGGCAAAGTAGCTTTAACAGGTCTTGGACTTCCAAGTGAAATGGCAGAATACATCACGAATGGTGTTTGCCCATGGATGTACTTATGGAACCCAATTGATGTAGGGTACTTAGCAGGTTATTCAGCTATGGCACTTGCTGATGGAGCAATAACAGGAGCTCAAGGTGATAAATTCACTTCAGGAAGACTTGGAGAAAAAGAAGTTATTACAGCTGGGGACGGAACAGAGATCATGCTTGGAGACCCATTCAAATTTGAACCAGCAAACATTGAAGAATGGAAGAGCGTATACTAG
- a CDS encoding ABC transporter permease has protein sequence MENKRIIENKKQFNLKQFFFQWEWMLVAVFIIINIMNTNLSPYYLSFDGIMGATMTFLDKAFMVLPMVFIIILGDIDISIASTTALVSVIMGVAYNMGVPMPLAILLALAIGAVCGFINGILIVKFRELPAMIVTLSTMTIYRGIAYIILEDQAAGKFPEWYAYLGWGYVGKIPFMLIAFIIFAVLFALLLHKTTFGRSVYGMGNNETACRYSGIKTDKIKVIVFTLMGLMASVTALFLVSRTGSARPNIALGYELDVIAMVVLGGISTLGGKGRMLGAIISVFIIGLLRYGLGLINVPAQALMIIIGVILIIAVTIPNINLESITKKKATV, from the coding sequence ATGGAAAATAAAAGAATTATTGAAAACAAAAAACAATTCAATTTAAAGCAGTTTTTCTTCCAATGGGAATGGATGTTAGTTGCAGTCTTTATCATTATTAATATTATGAATACTAATCTATCTCCTTATTATTTAAGCTTTGATGGCATCATGGGAGCAACGATGACCTTTTTAGATAAAGCTTTTATGGTACTGCCAATGGTATTTATTATCATACTCGGAGATATTGATATTTCAATTGCTTCGACTACAGCATTAGTTTCTGTTATTATGGGCGTTGCCTACAATATGGGGGTTCCGATGCCTCTGGCTATTTTACTTGCACTTGCAATTGGCGCTGTATGCGGTTTTATAAATGGTATACTTATTGTTAAATTTAGAGAATTACCAGCTATGATTGTTACATTATCTACCATGACTATCTATAGAGGAATTGCTTATATTATTCTTGAAGATCAAGCAGCGGGTAAATTTCCTGAGTGGTATGCGTATTTAGGATGGGGGTATGTAGGAAAGATTCCTTTTATGCTTATAGCTTTCATTATATTTGCCGTGTTATTTGCGCTACTCCTTCATAAAACTACTTTTGGAAGAAGTGTTTATGGTATGGGAAACAATGAAACAGCATGTCGCTATTCGGGTATTAAAACGGATAAAATTAAAGTTATTGTCTTCACACTTATGGGACTTATGGCATCTGTAACAGCATTGTTCTTAGTTTCAAGAACAGGCAGTGCACGTCCTAATATAGCACTAGGTTATGAACTAGATGTTATTGCAATGGTTGTACTTGGAGGTATTAGTACCCTAGGTGGAAAAGGACGTATGCTAGGAGCAATTATTTCAGTTTTTATTATTGGACTTCTGCGTTATGGCCTAGGACTTATCAATGTACCGGCACAAGCACTGATGATTATTATAGGTGTTATATTAATTATTGCGGTTACAATTCCTAATATCAATTTAGAGAGCATAACAAAAAAGAAAGCAACAGTATAA
- a CDS encoding ABC transporter permease — protein sequence MRNITKFREAGLLGFIVLLCIFIQFKNPSFLSFENINDLLTNTAILSILAVGMMMVLLTSGIDLSIGSTLALSGMSAALFVSSNPDASPIVAILIGIAVGTVCGAIVGFLVSILGVFPIIASLGMLNVFRGLTFMISGGKWVSAHQMSASFKGIATSSIVGINTLIFIAIVIYIIFYYFINYTRTGRQIYAVGSNVASAKISGINTKKILWLVYTLMGALAGLAGVLWVSKFASAQGDTATGYELNVIAACVLGGVSVAGGYGKVSGLLVGTLLFGILNNALPLINVSPFWQNAIQGVIILAAILMNALVKRRATKENLMRRKI from the coding sequence ATGCGCAATATCACTAAATTCAGAGAAGCGGGATTACTAGGTTTTATAGTTTTACTTTGCATTTTTATACAGTTTAAGAATCCCAGTTTTTTAAGTTTTGAAAATATCAATGACCTCCTTACCAATACAGCAATACTTAGTATATTAGCAGTTGGTATGATGATGGTTCTTTTAACAAGCGGAATTGATTTATCTATTGGATCAACGCTTGCATTATCAGGGATGAGTGCAGCACTTTTTGTAAGCAGTAATCCTGATGCATCACCTATTGTTGCAATTCTTATAGGGATTGCTGTAGGAACAGTTTGTGGTGCTATTGTTGGATTTTTAGTATCCATACTGGGTGTGTTTCCGATTATTGCTTCGCTGGGTATGCTTAATGTCTTTAGAGGTTTAACTTTTATGATAAGCGGAGGCAAATGGGTAAGTGCCCATCAGATGTCTGCAAGTTTTAAAGGGATAGCAACCAGTTCAATTGTTGGCATTAATACGCTTATTTTTATAGCAATTGTTATTTATATTATCTTTTATTATTTTATTAACTATACAAGAACAGGAAGACAAATTTATGCTGTTGGAAGTAATGTTGCTTCAGCAAAAATAAGTGGTATTAATACAAAGAAAATCTTATGGCTTGTTTATACACTCATGGGTGCCTTGGCAGGACTTGCCGGTGTTTTATGGGTATCTAAGTTTGCATCTGCACAAGGCGATACAGCTACAGGCTATGAACTTAATGTTATTGCAGCTTGTGTACTTGGAGGCGTAAGCGTAGCGGGGGGATATGGAAAAGTATCAGGCCTTTTGGTAGGAACCTTATTATTTGGTATTTTAAATAATGCCTTGCCACTTATTAATGTATCACCGTTTTGGCAGAATGCCATACAAGGGGTTATCATTCTTGCAGCTATTCTTATGAACGCACTTGTAAAAAGACGTGCGACAAAAGAAAATCTCATGAGGAGGAAGATATAA
- a CDS encoding sugar ABC transporter ATP-binding protein, with product MSEFILELKGITKIFPGVKALNQVNFNLKKGEIHALMGENGAGKSTFIKVITGVHAPNEGEMYYEGQRVNFKNTRDSQKLGIAAIYQHVTNYPDLSVTENIFIGHEKVSPKTKRILWNDMHKKAKELLDSVGANIDPKVQMGTLSVAEQQIVEIAKALSMDAKVIIMDEPTAALTKTESEQLYKIAEQLRDSGVSIILISHRFEDMYRLATRVTVLRDAQYIGCWGVNEITNEKLIYAMVGREMTQLFPPKQNEIGKEVLKVEGLSQTGYFADISFSVRQGEILALTGLVGAGRTEVCESIFGITTPDRGKIYFEGKEITIKEPLDAMHMGIGYLPEDRQKQGLVLQWGIGQNITLSTLANISKGGWLNEKKEAEVAKTLAEKVTVKAVSIFDTADSLSGGNQQKVVVAKLLASDLKVIILDEPTKGVDVGAKYAIYEIMRELAKQNYAIIMVSSEMPEVLGMSDRIAVMRDGRITATLDASGISQEKILEFAMLEKK from the coding sequence GTGTCGGAATTTATTTTAGAGCTAAAAGGCATAACAAAGATATTCCCTGGAGTAAAAGCACTGAATCAAGTGAATTTTAATCTTAAAAAAGGTGAAATACATGCCCTAATGGGAGAAAATGGAGCTGGAAAATCAACTTTTATTAAAGTTATTACAGGCGTACATGCTCCAAATGAAGGAGAAATGTATTATGAGGGCCAACGTGTAAATTTTAAGAATACAAGAGATTCACAAAAACTTGGCATTGCAGCTATATATCAGCATGTTACAAATTACCCAGATCTTAGTGTAACAGAAAATATCTTTATAGGACATGAAAAAGTCTCACCTAAAACAAAACGTATTTTATGGAATGATATGCATAAAAAGGCAAAGGAACTCTTAGATAGTGTCGGTGCCAATATAGATCCTAAGGTACAAATGGGCACACTGAGTGTGGCAGAACAACAAATTGTTGAGATTGCTAAAGCACTGTCTATGGATGCTAAGGTCATTATTATGGATGAGCCAACAGCAGCACTTACTAAGACAGAAAGTGAGCAGTTATATAAAATAGCAGAGCAATTAAGAGACAGTGGCGTATCTATTATTCTTATCTCTCATAGGTTTGAAGACATGTATAGACTTGCAACAAGAGTAACTGTACTTAGAGATGCTCAGTACATAGGTTGTTGGGGTGTTAATGAAATCACTAATGAAAAACTTATTTATGCTATGGTAGGCCGTGAAATGACACAGCTTTTCCCACCTAAACAAAATGAAATCGGCAAAGAAGTCTTAAAGGTAGAAGGACTTAGTCAAACAGGTTACTTTGCAGATATATCTTTTAGCGTAAGACAAGGGGAAATATTAGCCCTTACAGGACTTGTTGGAGCGGGAAGAACAGAAGTTTGCGAAAGTATATTTGGTATTACAACACCTGATAGGGGTAAAATTTATTTTGAAGGTAAAGAAATAACGATTAAAGAGCCACTTGATGCAATGCATATGGGGATAGGTTATCTTCCGGAAGATAGACAAAAGCAAGGTCTTGTACTACAGTGGGGAATTGGTCAAAATATTACGCTTTCAACCCTTGCAAATATTTCTAAGGGCGGCTGGTTAAATGAAAAGAAAGAAGCTGAAGTTGCTAAGACACTGGCAGAAAAGGTAACTGTTAAAGCAGTCAGTATATTTGACACGGCAGATTCTTTATCAGGGGGCAATCAGCAAAAGGTAGTTGTTGCAAAACTGCTGGCATCTGACCTTAAGGTAATTATATTAGATGAACCCACAAAAGGTGTAGATGTAGGTGCGAAATACGCCATCTATGAAATTATGAGAGAACTTGCAAAGCAAAATTATGCGATTATCATGGTTTCATCAGAGATGCCTGAGGTATTAGGAATGAGTGACCGTATAGCGGTTATGAGAGATGGCAGAATAACAGCTACACTTGATGCAAGCGGTATTAGTCAAGAAAAAATACTAGAATTTGCGATGTTAGAGAAAAAGTAA
- a CDS encoding response regulator transcription factor yields the protein MIRVMIVEDEPPIMRVITKFIEAFSDEFQVVGTAINGKKAIELLETEEIDVVFTDIKMPVMDGLELTERIRVQKPETIVVIISGFQDFEYARKALQFQVYDYLLKPIAPDAINTVLSKIEKEVFIRDKQKQRQKIMSLINEKHVEEKDIIEQTGYAVFLICVGAFPLIPNDSMLPAKSVWDQMDMEKRLASILLEEENSMFFNGKTAAEMVVVFEVKDKKRIVEAADQLACAFKTDSYLPMTLAATQNIVKLNDIGQVLEALRARLYISIKLFTSQTIWLNVKEEQEHVNLDTQLIAETIRSAAQLGGEQLRNCILTTLVKFSEVNLTQLQIVAFFYDTISSLYFKQDQAGKDTSSLKMDLDTAISNTVDNKSLAKDIAFIILGTNEQDTAFNDKNNIPDIAQKIEEYLQLNYKQSITTNMLSKKFGFVPSYISKLFRAYKGMSPSEYLTYYRIEKSKQIMLNQPDILCKEVATMVGFSDQYHFSKTFKKQAGMWPTEYVIKK from the coding sequence ATGATTCGTGTGATGATAGTTGAAGATGAGCCACCAATTATGCGTGTGATTACTAAATTTATTGAGGCTTTCAGTGATGAATTTCAGGTGGTAGGCACAGCTATAAATGGTAAAAAGGCAATAGAGTTACTAGAAACAGAAGAAATAGATGTAGTCTTTACAGATATTAAAATGCCGGTTATGGATGGACTTGAACTTACAGAGCGCATTAGAGTACAGAAACCTGAGACTATAGTTGTCATTATCAGTGGCTTTCAGGATTTTGAATATGCCAGAAAAGCTCTTCAATTCCAAGTTTATGATTATCTTCTAAAGCCCATTGCGCCGGATGCCATCAATACAGTACTCAGTAAAATAGAAAAGGAAGTATTCATAAGAGATAAACAAAAACAAAGACAAAAAATTATGAGTCTTATTAATGAAAAGCATGTAGAAGAAAAAGACATAATAGAGCAGACGGGTTATGCTGTTTTTTTAATCTGTGTAGGCGCCTTTCCTCTTATCCCAAATGATTCGATGCTGCCAGCTAAAAGTGTTTGGGACCAAATGGACATGGAGAAGCGGTTAGCTTCTATACTTTTAGAAGAAGAAAACAGCATGTTTTTTAATGGTAAGACAGCAGCAGAGATGGTGGTTGTCTTTGAAGTGAAAGATAAAAAGCGTATTGTTGAAGCAGCAGATCAGTTGGCATGTGCCTTTAAAACAGATAGTTATTTGCCGATGACATTGGCTGCTACTCAGAATATTGTCAAACTTAATGACATCGGACAAGTTTTAGAGGCGCTGCGCGCAAGACTTTATATTAGCATTAAACTTTTTACTTCACAAACAATATGGCTTAATGTGAAGGAAGAGCAAGAGCATGTAAATTTAGATACACAACTTATTGCTGAAACTATTCGCTCGGCGGCGCAACTTGGTGGTGAACAGCTTAGAAACTGTATCTTAACAACACTTGTCAAATTTTCCGAAGTAAACTTGACACAACTTCAGATAGTAGCCTTTTTTTATGATACCATCAGTAGTCTGTACTTTAAACAAGATCAAGCAGGTAAAGATACATCCTCACTTAAGATGGACTTAGATACTGCCATTTCAAACACTGTAGATAATAAATCACTGGCCAAAGATATTGCCTTTATTATACTCGGCACCAATGAGCAAGATACGGCGTTCAATGATAAGAATAATATTCCTGATATTGCACAAAAGATAGAAGAATATTTGCAGCTTAATTACAAGCAATCTATTACAACGAATATGCTCTCTAAAAAATTTGGCTTTGTGCCTTCTTATATTAGTAAATTGTTTCGTGCGTATAAAGGTATGTCACCTTCTGAGTACTTGACTTATTATAGAATTGAAAAGTCAAAGCAGATTATGCTTAATCAGCCGGATATTCTTTGCAAGGAAGTAGCTACAATGGTAGGGTTTAGTGATCAATATCACTTCTCAAAAACTTTTAAAAAACAGGCAGGTATGTGGCCCACTGAATATGTTATTAAAAAATAA
- a CDS encoding sensor histidine kinase produces MFRKKSIFISKQVYSYSIVFAMMVLIFFIAFYNYIIITSEKISTLSQQELADKTIKQVEYYLNDMDNIAYQVMTNSQLVSVFNRLQQDKTLENHFESNLLLDIDMRSILTTINGPHKLMWRISVYNQYYDYISSGAIADQESIQRFLMEQATEEEMTALKAKRDKPIILSPQPDRWSDNYSSKYVTIRRPLMNIYSQEVFGIVEIQQDIKTLVESIEFDVMESIDITIIDDDGRMVFDTSDQSEKRSSLNKVSKTSERYGWTVILSQSKYAMIAPYKLLIVTVLVGSIAITLLMILAIVIIAKNLSKPIILLKDTVSQLSIQNISEEYQSDNNIDEVRELNIAFSSMLNRLSESIALEKKAWLLALQAQMNPHFLYNSLSIISASAVEQGNDNVVMMCHELSSMLRYIASYKEITVTLKDEIQNVTSYLQLMKWRYEDYFIYEIEVQEEILAMPMPKLILQPLAENCFAHAFVSVEPPYFVKITAGIEENSWYIKVCDNGCGLKEEEIQQIIDKIEDYWKGSRDKYSQMKIGGLGLVNTLIRMKLNTGKEIMYSIENNKPQGLIITMRGDI; encoded by the coding sequence ATGTTTAGAAAAAAATCTATTTTTATCAGCAAACAAGTATATTCTTATTCTATTGTTTTTGCCATGATGGTTTTGATTTTTTTTATTGCATTTTATAATTATATCATTATAACAAGTGAAAAGATCTCAACTTTAAGTCAACAGGAACTTGCGGATAAGACCATTAAACAGGTTGAGTATTATTTAAATGATATGGATAATATAGCTTATCAAGTCATGACAAATTCTCAGCTTGTAAGTGTTTTTAATAGATTACAGCAAGATAAGACCCTAGAAAATCATTTTGAGAGCAACTTGCTTTTAGATATTGATATGAGAAGTATTTTAACTACCATAAATGGCCCGCATAAATTGATGTGGAGAATAAGTGTCTACAATCAATACTATGACTATATAAGTTCAGGTGCTATAGCAGATCAAGAAAGCATCCAAAGATTTTTGATGGAGCAAGCTACAGAAGAAGAAATGACAGCACTTAAAGCTAAACGTGATAAGCCAATTATCTTATCTCCGCAGCCAGATAGATGGTCAGACAATTACAGTTCGAAGTATGTCACAATAAGACGACCGCTTATGAATATTTATTCACAAGAAGTTTTTGGCATAGTAGAGATTCAGCAAGATATTAAAACATTGGTTGAAAGTATTGAATTTGACGTTATGGAATCTATAGATATAACAATTATAGATGACGATGGGAGAATGGTTTTTGATACATCAGATCAAAGTGAAAAAAGAAGTTCCTTAAATAAAGTTTCAAAAACATCTGAAAGATATGGATGGACGGTTATTCTTTCGCAAAGTAAGTATGCGATGATAGCTCCGTATAAATTACTTATTGTAACAGTTCTGGTTGGAAGTATAGCCATTACGCTACTTATGATACTAGCCATTGTCATTATTGCTAAAAACCTAAGCAAACCTATTATTTTATTAAAGGATACAGTAAGCCAGCTAAGCATTCAAAATATATCTGAGGAGTATCAAAGTGATAATAACATTGATGAAGTAAGAGAACTCAATATTGCTTTTTCATCTATGTTAAACAGGTTAAGCGAATCAATAGCGCTTGAAAAGAAGGCATGGCTTTTAGCACTGCAAGCTCAGATGAATCCGCATTTTTTATATAATAGTTTATCTATTATTAGTGCATCAGCAGTTGAACAAGGGAATGATAATGTAGTAATGATGTGTCATGAACTTTCTTCTATGCTTCGTTATATTGCCTCATATAAAGAAATAACTGTAACCCTAAAAGATGAAATTCAAAATGTAACAAGCTATCTTCAGCTTATGAAATGGCGCTATGAAGATTATTTCATTTATGAAATAGAAGTGCAGGAAGAAATACTTGCTATGCCTATGCCTAAACTTATCTTACAGCCTCTTGCAGAAAATTGTTTTGCCCATGCATTTGTATCTGTAGAGCCTCCCTATTTTGTAAAAATAACTGCCGGTATCGAAGAGAATAGTTGGTATATTAAAGTATGTGATAATGGATGTGGTCTTAAAGAAGAGGAAATACAGCAAATAATAGATAAAATAGAGGATTACTGGAAAGGCAGCAGGGATAAGTATTCACAGATGAAGATCGGAGGATTAGGTCTTGTTAATACACTGATTAGAATGAAATTAAACACAGGTAAGGAAATAATGTATTCTATTGAAAATAATAAGCCTCAAGGCTTAATTATTACAATGCGGGGGGATATTTAA